The proteins below are encoded in one region of Amorphus orientalis:
- a CDS encoding TAXI family TRAP transporter solute-binding subunit — MKRTAIALAVAALVATPAVAQDRIAIGTTSSSSSHYGYFVAVSQLINEKVPEVEANVVETGASLDNLRRLQRDQVDLGLVTTNVAYDIYNGRGQFEGKAYKPLTLWVYASAPQNVIVRKDAGVSKLDDLAGKEFNPGITGSATEATSEAVFGALGIEPDWARGSTGDVVNQIKDDRVVGYVKSGSGKRLDSSSIDIATLTPISIVGLSDVQAATVAEKFPNLSVLSIGDNVAGEGYPAYKTWAFGVAAVAQPDLEQEMAYQITKAVVEDNTAQAAAFSGLKGSDIPQMTMELATTPLHPGAIRYYEEIGVDVPDRLRPASN; from the coding sequence ATGAAAAGAACAGCCATTGCGCTCGCCGTCGCGGCACTCGTCGCCACGCCGGCCGTCGCCCAGGACCGGATCGCCATCGGCACGACGTCGTCGTCGTCCAGTCACTACGGCTACTTCGTCGCCGTATCCCAGTTGATCAATGAAAAGGTCCCCGAGGTGGAGGCGAACGTCGTCGAGACGGGCGCCAGCCTCGACAACCTGCGCCGGCTGCAGCGTGACCAGGTCGATCTGGGACTGGTGACGACCAACGTCGCCTACGACATCTACAACGGCCGTGGCCAGTTCGAGGGGAAGGCCTACAAGCCGCTGACGCTATGGGTCTATGCGTCGGCGCCTCAGAACGTCATCGTCCGCAAGGATGCCGGCGTCAGCAAGCTGGACGATCTCGCGGGCAAGGAATTCAATCCGGGCATCACCGGATCGGCGACCGAGGCGACGTCCGAAGCCGTCTTCGGCGCGCTCGGCATCGAGCCGGACTGGGCGCGCGGGTCTACCGGTGACGTGGTCAACCAGATCAAGGACGACCGCGTCGTCGGCTACGTCAAGAGCGGCTCCGGCAAGCGGTTGGACTCCTCTTCGATCGACATCGCCACCCTGACGCCGATCTCGATCGTCGGATTGAGCGACGTCCAGGCCGCCACCGTCGCCGAGAAGTTCCCGAACCTCTCCGTGCTCTCGATCGGCGATAACGTCGCCGGCGAGGGTTACCCCGCCTACAAGACCTGGGCCTTCGGCGTCGCCGCGGTGGCGCAGCCCGATCTGGAGCAGGAGATGGCGTACCAGATCACCAAGGCCGTGGTGGAGGACAACACCGCCCAGGCGGCGGCATTCTCCGGGCTGAAGGGCTCGGACATTCCGCAGATGACGATGGAACTGGCCACGACGCCGCTGCATCCGGGCGCCATCCGCTACTACGAAGAGATCGGCGTGGACGTTCCGGATCGGCTCCGTCCGGCCAGCAACTGA
- a CDS encoding SDR family NAD(P)-dependent oxidoreductase: protein MTGSDAPIAFVTGGTGAIGLAVAVALRDAGYRTIAAALSGGTAALPEGIEGRDLDVSDPASIAASLADLSSVSVLVNAAGITAREGREFDPDVFCRIVDINLNGAMRMSMAAHPLLRKAKTAAVVNICSMLSFFGSPTVPAYSASKGGLLLLTKSLAAAWAEEGIRVNAVAPGYIETDLTQALHTHDAHRTRIEARTPMGRWGKPEDVTGAVLFLCSPGAGFVTGAVIAADGGYSAI from the coding sequence ATGACAGGCAGCGATGCCCCGATCGCATTCGTCACGGGTGGCACCGGCGCAATCGGACTCGCCGTAGCCGTGGCCCTGCGCGACGCCGGATATCGCACCATTGCCGCCGCGCTTAGCGGAGGAACGGCGGCGCTCCCGGAGGGAATCGAGGGTCGTGACCTTGATGTGTCCGATCCTGCGAGCATTGCGGCGTCGCTTGCCGACCTTTCGTCCGTGTCGGTTCTGGTGAATGCCGCGGGCATCACCGCACGGGAAGGGCGCGAGTTCGATCCGGACGTTTTCTGCCGTATCGTCGACATCAACCTGAACGGGGCGATGCGCATGTCGATGGCCGCCCATCCGCTGCTTCGCAAGGCGAAGACGGCGGCGGTCGTCAATATCTGCTCGATGCTGAGTTTCTTCGGCAGCCCGACGGTTCCCGCCTATTCCGCCAGCAAGGGCGGGCTTCTGCTCCTGACAAAATCGCTGGCGGCCGCGTGGGCGGAGGAGGGCATCCGCGTGAACGCGGTGGCGCCCGGCTACATCGAGACCGACCTGACGCAGGCGCTGCACACCCATGACGCTCACCGCACGCGGATCGAGGCGCGCACGCCGATGGGGCGCTGGGGCAAGCCGGAGGACGTGACCGGCGCGGTCCTCTTTCTGTGTTCCCCCGGGGCGGGTTTCGTGACCGGTGCCGTGATCGCGGCGGACGGCGGCTACTCCGCCATCTGA
- a CDS encoding 2,4'-dihydroxyacetophenone dioxygenase family protein — translation MTQPSTVHPLSPPELVVTGEPDDERVWVPQDENVWFRPLLLNTVQGQWCNLLRVRKSGVLSRHIHPAPVHGFVIRGSWRYLEHDWIANAGDYVFEPPGETHTLIVDGEEEMITFFNISGAMIYVDEAGAIVGHDDVFTKIDMCRAHYEQCGLGADYVEQFVR, via the coding sequence ATGACGCAGCCATCGACGGTTCATCCGCTGTCCCCGCCGGAACTGGTGGTGACGGGCGAGCCCGACGACGAGCGGGTGTGGGTCCCCCAGGACGAGAACGTCTGGTTCCGCCCGCTGCTTCTGAACACCGTCCAGGGGCAGTGGTGCAATCTCCTGCGGGTCCGCAAATCCGGGGTCCTCAGCCGCCACATCCATCCAGCCCCGGTGCACGGCTTCGTCATCAGGGGAAGCTGGCGCTATCTGGAACACGACTGGATCGCCAATGCGGGCGACTATGTCTTCGAGCCGCCCGGGGAAACGCACACCCTGATCGTGGACGGCGAAGAGGAGATGATCACCTTCTTCAACATCTCCGGCGCCATGATCTACGTGGACGAGGCCGGGGCGATCGTTGGGCACGACGACGTCTTCACCAAGATCGACATGTGCCGGGCGCACTACGAGCAGTGCGGTCTCGGCGCCGACTATGTGGAGCAATTCGTCCGCTAG
- a CDS encoding acyl-CoA dehydrogenase family protein, giving the protein MDYHIPAHVEDLRAAIARFVEREIVPCEQDPACWDAHDNIASGALESLRAKAREEGLWCLQLKPETGGRGLDKVGMAVCYEEMNRSIFGPVVFNSAAPDDGNMMVLEKAADGAQKERWLKPIVEGRVRSSFAMTEPHPGGGSDPGMMLTTATRKGDSYVVRGRKWFITGAEDAEHFILVARTSDDERRGLTAFLFHREEPGWQIERRIGIMGPEEHGGHCELVFDGLELPADRILLGEGMGLKITQMRLGPARLTHCMRWLGLAKRCTEIADEYAKNRFGFGTRLADRESIQIKIGDLAMGIEVGRLLVMKAAWALDQGSFARKEISMAKIHVANLLHKAADVAIQINGARGYSRDTPLEWIYRYARQARLVDGADEVHQMVLHRHFASEGWDFWKWPVTP; this is encoded by the coding sequence ATGGACTATCACATTCCCGCGCATGTCGAGGACCTTCGCGCCGCCATCGCGCGCTTTGTCGAGCGGGAAATTGTTCCCTGCGAACAGGACCCGGCGTGCTGGGACGCGCATGACAATATCGCGTCGGGTGCCCTGGAGAGCCTGCGCGCCAAAGCCCGGGAAGAGGGATTGTGGTGTCTGCAGCTCAAGCCGGAGACGGGCGGCCGCGGCCTCGACAAGGTCGGGATGGCGGTCTGCTACGAAGAGATGAACCGCTCCATCTTCGGTCCCGTCGTGTTCAACTCCGCGGCGCCGGACGACGGCAACATGATGGTGCTCGAAAAGGCCGCTGACGGCGCTCAGAAGGAGCGGTGGCTGAAGCCGATCGTCGAAGGGCGGGTTCGCTCGTCCTTCGCGATGACCGAACCGCATCCGGGCGGCGGATCGGATCCCGGAATGATGCTGACCACCGCGACGAGGAAGGGCGACAGCTATGTCGTCCGTGGACGCAAATGGTTCATCACCGGCGCGGAAGACGCGGAGCATTTCATTCTGGTGGCGCGCACGTCGGACGACGAGCGGCGCGGGCTCACCGCGTTCCTGTTCCATCGCGAGGAACCCGGCTGGCAGATCGAGCGCCGCATCGGCATCATGGGGCCGGAGGAACACGGCGGGCACTGCGAACTGGTCTTCGATGGACTGGAACTGCCCGCGGATCGGATCCTTCTCGGCGAAGGCATGGGGCTGAAGATCACGCAGATGCGGCTCGGTCCCGCCCGGCTCACCCACTGCATGCGCTGGCTCGGTCTGGCGAAGCGCTGCACGGAGATCGCGGACGAGTACGCCAAGAACCGGTTCGGCTTTGGCACGCGTCTGGCCGACCGGGAGAGCATCCAGATCAAGATCGGCGATCTCGCCATGGGTATCGAGGTTGGCCGGCTCCTGGTGATGAAGGCGGCCTGGGCCCTCGATCAGGGCAGCTTCGCCAGGAAGGAGATTTCGATGGCGAAGATCCACGTCGCCAACCTTCTTCACAAAGCCGCTGATGTGGCGATCCAGATCAACGGCGCGCGCGGCTACTCGCGCGATACCCCGCTGGAGTGGATCTATCGCTACGCCCGGCAGGCGCGGCTGGTCGACGGTGCCGACGAGGTTCACCAGATGGTTCTGCACCGTCACTTCGCCAGTGAAGGGTGGGACTTCTGGAAGTGGCCGGTGACCCCGTAG
- a CDS encoding phosphotransferase family protein: MNIDLAAFQAWLQNKLGSGAEISVEPVAGGQSNPTWFVECGGCRLVLRKKPAGDILPGAHAVEREFRVLSALSDSVVPVPRVLWLEEDETVLGTPFYVMERLDGRVFSKCDLPGVPEADRREMYLDMARTLAALHSVRPEEVGLGDFGRPGDYFARQIRRWSRQYEEAEAEIPALDVLKDWLPANTPRDDGASAIAHGDFRLGNLLFHPTEPKVIAVLDWELSTLGHPLADLGFCVIPWHSSPDEYGGLLGTRWRESGIPTRDEFVAEYFAHAPTQPPLLPFHVAFALFRFSVIFVGIAERARKGNAAAANASQVGPLAERFAERALEVVRGERMPFKSR; the protein is encoded by the coding sequence ATGAACATCGACCTGGCCGCCTTTCAGGCCTGGCTGCAGAACAAGCTTGGGTCCGGCGCGGAGATTTCCGTCGAGCCGGTCGCCGGGGGGCAGTCCAATCCGACGTGGTTCGTCGAGTGCGGCGGGTGCCGGCTGGTGCTGCGCAAGAAGCCCGCCGGCGATATCCTTCCCGGTGCTCACGCCGTGGAGCGGGAGTTCCGCGTCCTGAGCGCCCTGTCCGACAGCGTCGTGCCGGTTCCGCGGGTGCTGTGGCTGGAGGAGGACGAGACGGTCCTGGGCACGCCGTTCTACGTCATGGAACGCCTGGATGGCCGCGTCTTTTCGAAATGCGACCTGCCTGGGGTCCCCGAAGCCGACCGCCGGGAAATGTACCTGGATATGGCCCGAACCCTCGCGGCGCTTCATTCGGTGCGCCCGGAGGAGGTCGGCCTCGGCGATTTCGGCCGGCCGGGCGACTACTTCGCTCGCCAGATCCGGCGCTGGTCTCGGCAGTACGAGGAGGCGGAAGCCGAAATCCCGGCGCTGGACGTGCTGAAGGACTGGCTGCCCGCGAATACGCCCCGGGACGATGGCGCTTCGGCAATCGCCCATGGCGACTTCCGGCTCGGAAACCTGTTGTTCCACCCGACCGAGCCAAAGGTGATCGCCGTCCTGGACTGGGAATTGTCGACGCTGGGCCATCCCCTGGCCGACCTGGGATTCTGCGTGATCCCATGGCACAGCTCGCCGGACGAATACGGGGGGCTGCTGGGCACACGGTGGCGGGAGAGCGGGATCCCCACCCGCGATGAGTTCGTGGCAGAGTATTTCGCACACGCGCCCACTCAGCCCCCGCTGCTGCCCTTCCACGTGGCGTTCGCCCTGTTCCGCTTCTCGGTGATCTTCGTCGGCATCGCCGAGCGCGCGAGAAAGGGCAATGCCGCCGCGGCCAACGCCAGTCAGGTCGGACCGCTGGCCGAGCGCTTCGCCGAGCGTGCGCTGGAGGTCGTCCGCGGCGAACGGATGCCGTTCAAATCCAGATGA
- a CDS encoding acyclic terpene utilization AtuA family protein, whose translation MTYRIGSGAGFSGDRIDAALPVVEAIAAAGGGGAIIFETIGERTLALGHLARLSDPDKGYEPLLADLVGPILARCKEAGIVIVGNFGCANPDGAARLISRLADDRGMEKLTIAVVEGDDIASALDTAELEPWEGDGGLAPPAGERIAANAYIGAAAIADAIAAGADVVVTGRVADPALALGPLVAHFGWNWTDLDLIAAGTLVGHLLECGSQVSGGYFADPGFKDVSRPEAIGFPIAEVEADGSFVITKPEGTGGLVDLRTVREQLLYEIHDPAAYLTPDIVLDITEVDIEQVGPDRVAVKGARGRPRPERLKATVGYRGDWLGEAEISYAGPNALARSELAADIIRKRLKIRDLTLRHRIDIIGATSAFDNDDGALRADNDGLGGDDFRVRLAVRAPQRNLVEGALQEITALYCCGPAGGGGVRTRVSPRIETRSFLVPRDLTPTGFRFGAEPNTDVEMRG comes from the coding sequence ATGACGTACAGGATCGGATCGGGAGCGGGCTTTTCCGGAGACAGGATCGATGCCGCACTGCCCGTGGTGGAAGCCATCGCGGCTGCCGGCGGCGGCGGGGCGATCATATTCGAGACGATCGGCGAGCGCACGCTAGCGCTCGGCCATCTCGCCCGCCTCAGCGACCCGGACAAGGGGTACGAGCCGCTTCTGGCAGACCTGGTCGGCCCGATCCTCGCCCGCTGCAAGGAGGCGGGGATCGTCATCGTCGGCAATTTCGGGTGCGCAAATCCGGACGGCGCCGCCCGTCTGATTTCGCGGCTCGCGGACGATCGGGGCATGGAGAAGCTCACGATCGCCGTGGTCGAGGGCGACGACATCGCGAGCGCCCTGGACACCGCCGAGCTGGAACCCTGGGAGGGCGATGGCGGCCTGGCCCCGCCGGCCGGTGAGCGGATTGCCGCCAACGCCTATATCGGGGCGGCGGCCATTGCCGACGCCATCGCCGCCGGCGCGGACGTGGTCGTGACCGGCCGCGTCGCCGATCCCGCGCTGGCGCTTGGGCCGCTCGTCGCCCACTTCGGCTGGAACTGGACCGACCTCGACCTGATCGCGGCCGGGACCCTGGTCGGGCATCTGCTCGAATGCGGGTCACAGGTGTCCGGCGGCTACTTCGCCGATCCCGGTTTCAAGGACGTGTCCCGACCGGAAGCGATCGGCTTTCCGATCGCCGAGGTGGAAGCAGACGGCAGCTTCGTGATCACCAAGCCGGAAGGAACCGGCGGGCTGGTCGACCTCAGGACCGTCCGCGAACAGCTGCTATACGAGATCCACGATCCCGCCGCTTATCTGACGCCCGACATCGTGCTCGACATCACCGAAGTCGACATCGAACAGGTCGGTCCCGACCGGGTCGCCGTGAAGGGCGCACGGGGACGGCCGCGGCCGGAGCGCTTGAAGGCAACGGTCGGCTATCGGGGCGACTGGCTCGGCGAGGCGGAGATCTCCTATGCGGGGCCCAATGCCCTGGCCAGATCGGAGCTCGCCGCGGACATCATCCGCAAGAGACTGAAGATCAGGGATCTGACCCTCCGCCACCGCATCGACATCATCGGAGCGACCAGCGCGTTCGACAACGACGATGGGGCGCTGCGCGCCGACAACGACGGGTTGGGTGGCGACGATTTCCGGGTGCGGCTGGCCGTCCGCGCCCCGCAGCGAAACCTCGTGGAGGGGGCGCTCCAGGAAATCACGGCGCTTTATTGCTGCGGGCCTGCCGGCGGCGGCGGTGTCCGCACCCGGGTCAGCCCACGGATCGAAACCCGCTCGTTTCTTGTGCCGCGCGACCTGACGCCGACCGGCTTCCGGTTCGGTGCGGAGCCGAACACGGATGTCGAAATGCGGGGGTGA
- a CDS encoding acyl-CoA thioesterase: MDTTPATDLELGAFVVHPWHIDQFGHMNVRWYAHAFDDASFLLWQRLGLTLSEMVEAYGVHTVTLSATTGFLAELNAGDCVRSVGGVVRLGTKSITLGFKLVGYDGTEHATYETVEVFVDARTHKSVAMPDEVRAKLETVAAPSAGQ; encoded by the coding sequence ATGGACACGACGCCGGCCACGGACCTCGAGCTGGGCGCCTTCGTGGTGCATCCCTGGCACATCGACCAGTTCGGGCACATGAACGTGCGCTGGTACGCTCACGCCTTCGACGATGCATCCTTCCTGCTCTGGCAGCGTCTGGGCCTCACCCTGTCGGAGATGGTCGAGGCCTACGGCGTCCACACCGTCACCCTTTCGGCGACCACCGGCTTTCTGGCCGAACTCAATGCCGGCGATTGCGTGCGCAGCGTGGGCGGTGTGGTCCGGCTCGGGACCAAGAGCATCACGCTCGGCTTCAAGCTGGTCGGATATGACGGCACAGAGCACGCCACCTACGAGACCGTCGAGGTGTTCGTCGACGCCAGGACGCACAAATCCGTGGCGATGCCGGACGAGGTGCGCGCGAAACTCGAGACGGTTGCTGCGCCATCCGCCGGCCAATGA
- a CDS encoding AtuA-related protein has protein sequence MRVPLNRLAHGRSGDKGNRQNISVIAYREDAYPVLVREVTEARVLDLFRHRGASAVTRYELPKLLAMNFVIEDALEGGVNAALALDTHGKTSAFRLLSLEIEVPASLLDPDTRPPENTD, from the coding sequence GTGCGGGTACCGCTCAACCGGCTGGCCCATGGCCGGTCCGGCGACAAGGGGAACCGGCAGAACATCAGCGTGATCGCCTACAGGGAGGACGCATACCCCGTCCTCGTTCGCGAGGTGACCGAGGCGAGGGTTCTGGACCTGTTCCGCCATCGCGGGGCCAGCGCCGTCACGCGGTACGAACTGCCGAAGCTGCTCGCGATGAACTTCGTCATAGAGGATGCCCTTGAAGGGGGCGTCAACGCTGCCCTCGCGCTCGATACCCACGGAAAAACGAGCGCATTCCGGCTTCTCTCGCTTGAGATCGAGGTGCCAGCCAGCCTCCTCGATCCCGACACTCGACCACCGGAAAACACGGACTGA
- a CDS encoding GntR family transcriptional regulator, translating to MSTMIVATSIERYGSPIWSQAHEEPSAEMSETGTRPARRKPQAWAEIYESLQGAILLGRLKPRERLVEDDLILRFEATRHAVRRALDELEREGLVLRQPNRGAQVRDYSRKEVEDLYEIRTALETLAASRMERPVAPEFIEELKALADKHREASADKRYLDLSRLNNAFHEKLYSGAGNPELSAAIRHYSVMTQPIRSRGFSSQDLRETAIAEHFAMIAALEAGHLDRLVELCRDHIRWPKEYYLSSNEAAEDVADALKLSIVGS from the coding sequence ATGTCAACAATGATTGTGGCGACCAGCATCGAGCGGTATGGTTCGCCGATCTGGAGCCAAGCGCATGAGGAGCCCAGCGCGGAGATGTCGGAGACCGGGACGCGCCCCGCACGGAGAAAGCCGCAAGCCTGGGCGGAGATCTACGAGAGCCTGCAGGGAGCGATCCTGCTCGGCCGCTTGAAGCCGCGCGAGCGCCTGGTCGAAGACGATCTCATCCTTCGCTTCGAGGCGACGCGGCATGCGGTGCGCCGGGCCCTGGACGAACTGGAGCGCGAGGGGCTGGTGCTGCGCCAACCGAATCGAGGCGCCCAGGTCCGGGACTATTCCCGAAAGGAGGTCGAGGACCTCTACGAGATCCGCACCGCGCTGGAGACGCTGGCCGCTTCCCGCATGGAACGGCCGGTTGCGCCGGAGTTCATCGAGGAGCTCAAGGCGCTGGCCGACAAGCATCGCGAAGCGTCCGCGGACAAGCGCTATCTGGACCTCTCCCGGCTCAACAACGCCTTTCACGAGAAGCTCTATTCCGGCGCCGGCAATCCCGAGCTTTCGGCGGCGATCCGTCATTATTCGGTGATGACCCAGCCGATCCGCAGTCGCGGATTTTCCAGTCAGGACCTGAGGGAAACCGCGATCGCGGAGCACTTCGCGATGATCGCCGCGCTGGAAGCGGGTCACCTCGACCGGCTCGTGGAATTGTGCCGCGACCACATCCGCTGGCCGAAGGAATACTATCTGAGCAGCAACGAGGCGGCGGAGGACGTCGCCGACGCACTGAAGCTTTCCATCGTCGGCTCATGA
- a CDS encoding sensor domain-containing diguanylate cyclase gives MIDRSEADPGLTRKSETLFRQLADDKVFRRDLLRWFGATFLVSASIAIFIIDEIHDRERSRRLADVRRTEIGIMFSQQSAIRERLSLVRSDAIFLRNEYQSALAVTDGDQQDINDIVEDELSNFSASRGTYDSISVLSNSGREILRVNYGGGSPIRVTQDRLQDKSYTSYFRDAASLDYGEIFVSRLGLNVESGEIERPFKPTIRIATQIRGQNGEPVALLVLNYLASALLLAVETSADLSNGIPMMANREGYWMVSPVPPPKWGFMFPGGQEDRMAELYPETWKAVSAGTSNQVLTDEGLFTYSVVEPIRDIMSGLRNFEGFVPPRVRQPSSQGWPQWYVGTFVDGETLEEITGEPSRATQIYSVMILALCFVGSAALSIALAESGSRRRALVTMANLDALTGLHNRRSLEENLEFEIGRARQTGQQILVAFIDIDRFKTINDRLGHSAGDRALADIASTIDDEISSVTAERKSDGRPLRQPVIARFGGDEFVVVFPDVGRVPNVDGLLSRLAERIGSLEWDGLTVGASIGTAIFPADGQSSDELLDRADAAMYAAKQSADRPDQ, from the coding sequence ATGATCGATCGCTCCGAAGCGGATCCTGGTCTCACCCGGAAGTCCGAGACGCTTTTCCGCCAGCTGGCGGATGACAAGGTTTTCCGAAGGGATCTGCTGCGCTGGTTCGGCGCAACGTTCCTGGTCTCCGCATCGATTGCGATTTTCATCATCGACGAAATCCACGATCGGGAGAGATCCAGACGTCTCGCCGATGTCCGGCGGACGGAAATCGGCATCATGTTTTCCCAGCAAAGCGCCATCCGGGAGCGGCTGAGCCTGGTCCGGTCTGACGCCATCTTCCTGCGAAATGAATATCAGAGTGCGCTTGCCGTGACCGATGGTGATCAGCAAGACATCAACGATATCGTGGAAGATGAGCTGTCCAATTTTTCCGCTTCGCGAGGGACCTACGACAGCATAAGCGTCCTCTCGAATTCCGGTCGTGAAATCCTTCGCGTCAACTACGGAGGCGGTTCGCCGATCCGGGTGACGCAGGATCGCCTTCAGGACAAATCGTACACCTCCTACTTTCGCGATGCGGCGTCCCTCGACTACGGCGAAATTTTTGTTTCGCGGTTGGGTCTCAACGTGGAAAGCGGTGAGATCGAGCGGCCCTTCAAGCCGACGATCCGGATTGCCACCCAGATCCGCGGTCAGAATGGCGAGCCTGTTGCGCTGCTGGTCCTGAACTACCTGGCGAGCGCCTTGCTGCTTGCGGTGGAAACCAGCGCGGACCTGTCCAATGGCATCCCGATGATGGCGAACCGAGAGGGATACTGGATGGTCTCTCCGGTGCCGCCTCCCAAATGGGGCTTCATGTTTCCCGGCGGTCAGGAAGACCGGATGGCTGAGCTCTATCCGGAGACCTGGAAAGCGGTATCGGCCGGGACCTCGAACCAGGTCCTCACAGACGAGGGGCTCTTCACCTACAGCGTCGTGGAGCCGATTCGGGATATCATGAGCGGCCTGCGGAATTTCGAAGGGTTCGTTCCGCCGCGGGTCCGGCAACCGTCCTCCCAGGGGTGGCCCCAGTGGTACGTGGGCACATTCGTCGACGGGGAGACCCTGGAGGAGATAACCGGCGAACCGTCCCGCGCGACACAGATCTATTCGGTGATGATCCTGGCGCTGTGCTTCGTCGGATCGGCGGCGCTCTCAATTGCGCTGGCGGAATCCGGCAGCCGCAGGCGCGCGCTCGTGACGATGGCGAATCTCGATGCCCTGACCGGTTTGCACAACCGGCGCTCTCTCGAAGAGAACCTCGAATTCGAGATTGGGCGCGCCCGACAGACCGGACAACAGATCCTCGTCGCCTTCATCGACATCGACCGTTTCAAAACGATCAATGACCGGCTCGGACATTCTGCCGGGGATCGTGCTCTGGCAGATATCGCCTCCACGATCGACGATGAGATCTCTTCGGTGACCGCTGAGAGAAAAAGCGACGGGAGACCTCTGCGCCAACCGGTCATCGCCCGTTTCGGCGGAGACGAGTTCGTTGTCGTGTTCCCGGACGTTGGTCGTGTTCCGAATGTCGACGGTCTGCTTTCCCGGCTCGCCGAGCGCATCGGCTCGCTGGAATGGGACGGACTGACCGTCGGGGCCAGTATCGGGACGGCAATCTTTCCCGCAGATGGGCAAAGCTCCGACGAACTGCTCGATCGCGCGGATGCCGCCATGTATGCGGCGAAACAGTCAGCGGACCGTCCTGATCAGTAA